From Cellulosimicrobium cellulans, the proteins below share one genomic window:
- the pulA gene encoding pullulanase-type alpha-1,6-glucosidase, with product MTSTPRRRRVPRIPSPHPSDPSPRRSRGARTTASVTAVALAASGLAGVTLAALAAPAAGADERTLALVGDLQSELGCAADWDPACAATELAPTDAAGVWSADFDLPAGTYQYKVAFDDAWDEAYGREGGQDNAPLVLGGDATVRVTFDESTHRIALTPLGLASGYDEAQDADLVVPPVRQPGSGERFYFVMTDRFANGDPSNDTAGLGDDPLVSGFDPTNKGFYQGGDIAGLRQNLDYVEGLGTTAIWLTPSFKNQPVQGTGADTSAGYHGYWITDFTQIDPHLGTNAELEALIDEAHDRGIKVYFDIITNHTADVIDNEQKQYSYVDQATSPYRDAEGAVFDPADHAGTGDFPALDAATSFPYTPVVPAGKEDVKVPAWLNDPTLYHNRGNSTWTGESVTYGDFDGLDDLMTEHPTVVDGFVDVYQDWIDLGIDGFRIDTVKHVNFEFWETWTTEVLDYAHAQGKDDFFMFGEVYDADAAKLSPYVRKTDMSSTLDFTFQSAATSFASGNSAKGLASLFASDDMYTTPTTNAQALPTFLGNHDMGRVGYMLASTDDPLARDELAHDLMYLTRGQPVVYYGDEQGFAGKGGDKDARQTLFATQVDEYADQPLVTGEQAGSVDRFGTDAPLYAHIAELAALREAHPALADGAQVERYVENGAGVYAFSRVDRTEKVEHLVALNNAAQERTATFTTLTPGASYEVLYGEQAAPVTADADGVVTLTVPATGTVVLRADRQVGADSSGDIAVTVPRTGGAVTGVAPVTATVDPDAWAETSFAWREVGSAEWHPLGTAEDTAPRVFHDVAGLADGTLVEYRAVTTDADGDRAAASTFASVGVDVSGVVGEEPEPEIDLVTVPGSHNAAMGCAGDWAPGCEAAKLTKRPDGVYAGTFDVPAGTYEYKVALNGSWTVNYGVSGVQDGGNATYTTTGGPVTFYWDPVSKDFSSTAQGPIVTLAGSFQDQVGCPGSWAPDCLASWLKDPDGDGVYTWSTDRLAAGAYEGKVAHGLSWAENYGVGGARDGANYQFSVGDGEQVTFSYDLASHVLTIDVANPPLPGTGQQAAHWVREGVVAWPGDLGTGDEWTLWVAPEGGLSVTPGAADGEVHAPEGTASYTLAVDPSGLPDDVAAEFPALAGHTALRVLDDGEPLDRAGVEAALTGQLLVTRADGGALTAATGVQVPGVVDDLFAQDAAERELGVSWHANGKWASFALWAPTAKAVSVLAWPAGASLDDDPRRFEAARQPDGTWTLDGKTADKKLGGADVGWKGARYLYEVQVYVPSTGKVETNVVTDPYSVGLTLDSTHSVAVDLDDPAFRPSAWEGTPAPVVERSVDQTIYELHVRDFSISDETVPAERRGTYLAFAEQDSAGMTHLRELADAGVTTVHLLPTFDIASIPEDRAAQATTGDLTGFAHDSPEQQAAVAAVQAQDGFNWGYDPWHFSTPEGSYAVDADGGARVAEFRTMVGSLHGAGLQVVLDQVFNHTAASGQDAKSVLDKVVPGYYHRQNPTTGSVETSTCCQNVATEHAMAGKLMVDSVVTWAKDYRVDGFRFDLMGHHSKQNMLDVRAALDELTLAEDGVDGKSVYLYGEGWDFGEVAGNALFEQATQGQLGGTGIGTFSDRLRDAVHGGSPVDGASTFTQGFGTGLATDPNGQPARAGEPGTVNDGSADELADLGHQTDLVRLGLAGNLRDYTLVTSTGEEKRGDEIDYRGAPAGYADSPEEVVTYVDAHDNETLFDLLALKLPADTPMDERVRMNTVSLATAALSQTPSFWHAGTDLLRSKSLDRNSYDSGDWFNAIDWTGQDNGFGKGLPMAADNEDKWPLMAPLLADPALTPSPDDIATASAQAQELLRLRHSTELFRLGDADLIREKVTFPGAGPEQAPGVVAMSVDDTVGADVDPALDGLLAVFNASPDEVTVPLSALAGREYVLSPVQAEGSDAVVQGTTWDAASGTVTVPARTVAVLVEPQAGGDLPVSVEVQPRCLAGKAYVALRATNDGAVPVDLTLSTPFGEKSFADVAAGKNAYQSFATRARSVAAGEAVVTATTVVDGEEVTSTFAVTHEALACS from the coding sequence ATGACCTCCACGCCGCGACGTCGCCGCGTTCCGCGCATCCCGTCGCCCCACCCATCCGACCCGTCGCCCCGCCGCTCGCGCGGGGCCCGTACGACGGCGTCGGTCACCGCCGTCGCGCTCGCCGCCTCCGGCCTGGCGGGCGTCACGCTCGCCGCGCTCGCCGCCCCCGCGGCGGGGGCCGACGAGCGCACGCTCGCCCTCGTGGGCGACCTCCAGTCCGAGCTCGGCTGCGCGGCCGACTGGGACCCCGCGTGCGCCGCGACCGAGCTCGCACCCACCGACGCGGCGGGCGTGTGGTCCGCCGACTTCGACCTGCCCGCCGGCACGTACCAGTACAAGGTCGCGTTCGACGACGCCTGGGACGAGGCGTACGGGCGCGAGGGCGGCCAGGACAACGCGCCGCTCGTGCTCGGCGGCGACGCGACCGTGCGTGTCACGTTCGACGAGTCGACCCACCGCATCGCGCTCACGCCGCTCGGGCTCGCGAGCGGCTACGACGAGGCGCAGGACGCCGACCTCGTGGTGCCCCCCGTGCGCCAGCCCGGGTCGGGCGAGCGCTTCTACTTCGTCATGACCGACCGGTTCGCGAACGGCGACCCGTCGAACGACACCGCCGGGCTCGGCGACGACCCGCTCGTCTCCGGGTTCGACCCGACGAACAAGGGCTTCTACCAGGGCGGCGACATCGCGGGCCTGCGGCAGAACCTCGACTACGTCGAGGGCCTCGGCACGACGGCGATCTGGCTCACGCCGTCGTTCAAGAACCAGCCGGTCCAAGGCACGGGCGCCGACACGTCGGCGGGCTACCACGGCTACTGGATCACCGACTTCACGCAGATCGACCCGCACCTCGGCACCAACGCCGAGCTCGAGGCGCTCATCGACGAGGCGCACGACCGCGGCATCAAGGTCTACTTCGACATCATCACGAACCACACGGCCGACGTCATCGACAACGAGCAGAAGCAGTACTCGTACGTCGACCAGGCCACGTCGCCGTACCGCGACGCCGAGGGCGCCGTGTTCGACCCGGCGGACCACGCGGGCACGGGAGACTTCCCGGCGCTGGACGCCGCGACGTCGTTCCCGTACACACCGGTCGTCCCCGCGGGCAAGGAGGACGTCAAGGTCCCGGCCTGGCTCAACGACCCGACGCTGTACCACAACCGCGGCAACTCGACGTGGACCGGGGAGTCCGTGACGTACGGGGACTTCGACGGCCTCGACGACCTCATGACCGAGCACCCGACCGTGGTCGACGGGTTCGTCGACGTCTACCAGGACTGGATCGACCTCGGCATCGACGGCTTCCGCATCGACACCGTCAAGCACGTGAACTTCGAGTTCTGGGAGACGTGGACCACCGAGGTCCTCGACTACGCGCACGCGCAGGGCAAGGACGACTTCTTCATGTTCGGCGAGGTGTACGACGCCGACGCGGCGAAGCTCTCGCCCTACGTGCGCAAGACGGACATGAGCTCGACGCTCGACTTCACGTTCCAGTCCGCGGCGACGAGCTTCGCGAGCGGCAACAGCGCCAAGGGCCTCGCGTCGCTCTTCGCGAGCGACGACATGTACACGACGCCCACGACGAACGCGCAGGCGCTGCCGACGTTCCTCGGGAACCACGACATGGGCCGCGTCGGGTACATGCTCGCGAGCACCGACGACCCGCTCGCGCGCGACGAGCTCGCGCACGACCTCATGTACCTGACCCGCGGGCAGCCGGTCGTGTACTACGGCGACGAGCAGGGCTTCGCGGGGAAGGGCGGCGACAAGGACGCGCGCCAGACCCTGTTCGCGACCCAGGTCGACGAGTACGCCGACCAGCCGCTCGTCACCGGCGAGCAGGCGGGCAGCGTCGACCGCTTCGGCACCGACGCGCCGCTCTACGCGCACATCGCCGAGCTCGCCGCGCTGCGCGAGGCGCACCCGGCGCTGGCCGACGGCGCCCAGGTCGAGCGCTACGTCGAGAACGGCGCGGGCGTGTACGCCTTCAGCCGCGTCGACCGTACGGAGAAGGTCGAGCACCTCGTGGCGCTGAACAACGCGGCGCAGGAGCGGACGGCGACGTTCACGACCCTCACGCCCGGCGCCTCGTACGAGGTGCTCTACGGCGAGCAGGCCGCGCCCGTCACCGCCGACGCCGACGGCGTCGTCACGCTGACCGTCCCGGCGACGGGCACCGTCGTGCTGCGGGCCGACCGCCAGGTCGGCGCGGACTCGTCGGGCGACATCGCCGTCACCGTGCCGCGCACCGGGGGAGCGGTCACCGGCGTCGCGCCCGTGACGGCCACGGTCGACCCGGACGCGTGGGCCGAGACGTCGTTCGCGTGGCGCGAGGTCGGGAGCGCCGAGTGGCACCCGCTCGGTACCGCCGAAGACACCGCGCCGCGCGTCTTCCACGACGTCGCCGGTCTCGCGGACGGCACGCTCGTGGAGTACCGCGCCGTGACGACCGACGCCGACGGCGACCGTGCCGCCGCGTCGACGTTCGCGAGCGTCGGGGTCGACGTGAGCGGGGTCGTGGGCGAGGAGCCCGAGCCCGAGATCGACCTCGTGACCGTGCCCGGGAGCCACAACGCGGCCATGGGCTGCGCGGGCGACTGGGCCCCGGGCTGCGAGGCCGCGAAGCTCACGAAGCGCCCCGACGGCGTCTACGCGGGCACGTTCGACGTCCCGGCCGGGACGTACGAGTACAAGGTCGCGCTCAACGGGTCGTGGACCGTCAACTACGGCGTCAGCGGCGTACAGGACGGTGGCAACGCGACGTACACGACGACCGGCGGCCCGGTGACGTTCTACTGGGACCCGGTGAGCAAGGACTTCTCGAGCACCGCGCAGGGGCCGATCGTCACGCTCGCGGGCTCGTTCCAGGACCAGGTCGGCTGCCCCGGCTCGTGGGCGCCCGACTGCCTCGCGTCCTGGCTCAAGGACCCGGACGGCGACGGCGTCTACACCTGGTCGACCGACCGCCTCGCGGCCGGCGCGTACGAGGGCAAGGTCGCGCACGGCCTGAGCTGGGCCGAGAACTACGGCGTCGGCGGCGCGCGCGACGGGGCGAACTACCAGTTCTCCGTCGGCGACGGCGAGCAGGTGACGTTCTCGTACGACCTCGCGTCCCACGTCCTGACGATCGACGTCGCGAACCCGCCGCTCCCCGGCACCGGCCAGCAGGCCGCGCACTGGGTGCGCGAGGGCGTCGTCGCGTGGCCGGGTGACCTCGGCACGGGCGACGAGTGGACCCTGTGGGTCGCACCCGAGGGCGGGCTCTCGGTCACCCCGGGAGCCGCCGACGGCGAGGTGCACGCCCCGGAGGGCACGGCGTCGTACACGCTCGCGGTCGACCCGTCGGGCCTGCCCGACGACGTCGCGGCCGAGTTCCCGGCGCTCGCGGGGCACACCGCGCTGCGCGTGCTCGACGACGGCGAGCCGCTCGACCGCGCGGGCGTCGAGGCGGCGCTCACGGGCCAGCTCCTCGTCACCCGGGCCGACGGCGGCGCGCTCACGGCCGCGACCGGCGTGCAGGTGCCGGGCGTCGTCGACGACCTGTTCGCGCAGGACGCGGCCGAGCGCGAGCTCGGCGTCTCGTGGCACGCCAACGGCAAGTGGGCGTCCTTCGCGCTGTGGGCGCCGACGGCGAAGGCCGTCTCGGTGCTCGCGTGGCCCGCGGGGGCGTCGCTCGACGACGACCCGCGCCGGTTCGAGGCCGCGCGCCAGCCCGACGGCACGTGGACGCTCGACGGCAAGACCGCCGACAAGAAGCTCGGCGGCGCGGACGTCGGCTGGAAGGGCGCGCGCTACCTCTACGAGGTGCAGGTCTACGTCCCGAGCACGGGGAAGGTCGAGACGAACGTCGTCACCGACCCGTACTCGGTGGGCCTGACGCTCGACTCCACGCACTCGGTGGCCGTCGACCTCGACGACCCCGCGTTCCGCCCGAGCGCCTGGGAGGGCACGCCCGCCCCGGTCGTCGAGCGGTCGGTGGACCAGACGATCTACGAGCTCCACGTCCGGGACTTCTCGATCTCCGACGAGACGGTCCCGGCGGAGCGGCGCGGCACGTACCTCGCGTTCGCGGAGCAGGACTCGGCCGGCATGACGCACCTGCGCGAGCTCGCGGACGCGGGCGTCACCACGGTGCACCTGCTCCCGACGTTCGACATCGCGTCGATCCCCGAGGACCGCGCGGCCCAGGCCACGACCGGCGACCTCACCGGGTTCGCGCACGACTCGCCCGAGCAGCAGGCCGCCGTCGCGGCGGTGCAGGCGCAGGACGGCTTCAACTGGGGCTACGACCCGTGGCACTTCAGTACGCCCGAAGGGTCGTACGCGGTCGACGCGGACGGCGGCGCGCGCGTGGCCGAGTTCCGCACCATGGTCGGGTCGCTGCACGGCGCCGGGCTGCAGGTCGTGCTCGACCAGGTGTTCAACCACACCGCCGCGAGCGGGCAGGACGCGAAGTCCGTCCTCGACAAGGTCGTGCCGGGCTACTACCACCGGCAGAACCCGACCACCGGCTCCGTCGAGACGAGCACGTGCTGCCAGAACGTCGCGACCGAGCACGCGATGGCCGGCAAGCTCATGGTCGACTCCGTCGTCACGTGGGCGAAGGACTACCGCGTCGACGGGTTCCGCTTCGACCTCATGGGCCACCACTCGAAGCAGAACATGCTCGACGTCCGGGCCGCGCTCGACGAGCTCACGCTCGCCGAGGACGGCGTCGACGGGAAGTCCGTCTACCTGTACGGCGAGGGCTGGGACTTCGGCGAGGTCGCGGGCAATGCGCTGTTCGAGCAGGCCACGCAGGGCCAGCTCGGCGGCACGGGCATCGGGACGTTCTCCGACCGGCTGCGCGACGCCGTGCACGGCGGCTCGCCCGTCGACGGCGCGTCCACGTTCACGCAGGGCTTCGGCACGGGCCTCGCGACGGACCCGAACGGGCAGCCCGCCCGGGCGGGAGAGCCGGGGACCGTGAACGACGGGTCCGCGGACGAGCTCGCCGACCTCGGGCACCAGACCGACCTCGTGCGTCTCGGCCTCGCGGGCAACCTGCGCGACTACACGCTCGTCACGTCGACGGGTGAGGAGAAGCGCGGCGACGAGATCGACTACCGCGGGGCGCCGGCCGGCTACGCCGACTCGCCCGAGGAGGTCGTGACCTACGTCGACGCGCACGACAACGAGACGCTGTTCGACCTGCTCGCGCTCAAGCTCCCGGCCGACACGCCGATGGACGAGCGCGTGCGCATGAACACGGTCTCGCTCGCGACCGCGGCGCTCTCCCAGACGCCGTCGTTCTGGCACGCGGGCACGGACCTGCTGCGGTCGAAGTCGCTCGACCGCAACAGCTACGACTCGGGCGACTGGTTCAACGCGATCGACTGGACCGGTCAGGACAACGGCTTCGGCAAGGGCCTGCCGATGGCGGCGGACAACGAGGACAAGTGGCCGCTCATGGCCCCGCTCCTCGCGGACCCGGCGCTCACGCCGTCGCCCGACGACATCGCCACGGCGTCGGCGCAGGCGCAGGAGCTCCTGCGGCTGCGGCACTCGACCGAGCTCTTCCGGCTCGGCGACGCGGACCTCATCCGGGAGAAGGTCACCTTCCCGGGTGCCGGTCCGGAGCAGGCGCCCGGCGTCGTCGCGATGTCGGTGGACGACACGGTCGGTGCCGACGTCGACCCCGCGCTCGACGGGCTGCTCGCCGTCTTCAACGCCTCGCCGGACGAGGTCACCGTCCCGCTGTCCGCGCTCGCGGGCCGCGAGTACGTGCTCTCGCCGGTCCAGGCCGAGGGGAGCGACGCCGTCGTGCAGGGCACCACGTGGGACGCGGCTTCTGGGACCGTCACGGTCCCGGCGCGCACCGTCGCGGTGCTCGTCGAGCCGCAGGCGGGCGGCGACCTGCCCGTCTCCGTCGAGGTGCAGCCCCGCTGCCTCGCGGGCAAGGCCTACGTCGCCCTCCGCGCGACGAACGACGGCGCCGTCCCAGTGGACCTGACGCTGTCCACGCCGTTCGGCGAGAAGTCGTTCGCCGACGTCGCGGCCGGGAAGAACGCCTACCAGTCGTTCGCGACGCGGGCGAGGAGCGTCGCAGCGGGGGAGGCCGTCGTCACGGCCACCACCGTGGTCGACGGCGAGGAGGTCACCTCGACCTTCGCCGTCACCCACGAGGCGCTCGCCTGCTCCTGA
- a CDS encoding ATP-binding cassette domain-containing protein yields MIDATLPTEQPPNPPTTPNPTPAAGASRAPVDPARRLDWRRLRGPLAAVALVALTLGAVGAALGTVIAGWLADDPTTATLQLLAVCVVGAALLDTAGQVVWAGVVDRAEGRLRGDLLTAALHQPLATLTEQAVGEVLDRVDDDTHAVGTLVRRQLWGVGRTVVGVLPMWVVAGLTWWPAWILFPVLGAVAAVIVRPMLGEIARRKVIEEAAWTDHAAAFEESVAARDDLRTSLGQSFAVRRLAERSAQVHRKFQAVLVIESRMLRRAGLVLASLLAGVAVAGAALAADGDLGVDRLVTLFLVTAMFVGQVDNLVHHLPDIQEGIGALTRIRQMLAVEPEPAGGRALPDGPVGIELRDLHFSYAEGTFALDGVSLRVPAGETVALVGRTGSGKSTLASLLSRAVEPPRGAVLVGGVDVRDLDLQALRAAVGVVTQRTEILAGTLAENVALFADVPRADVEAAVRELRLDDWVAGLPDGLDTLLGPGGTSLSAGEEQLVAFARLLVRDVQVVVLDEATARMDPLTEARVVAASERLLAGRTGVLVAHRLTTIERAGLLAVLDHGRVVQQGDRAALARVAGPYRDLLAASVAEEAATGAVGAHPGAGEALLDGDGDGARVASPGPGAPGASGDAGDAGDVDADRAGESVGGRRRRGEPPVLADPGDGPSLARGVLHALFVRPAWGVVGALLFLVTSLVSAQGAVTGFLWGRAVQDLDEGFPAQLLVPLAVLLVVAPLCLAWALYVYPRWWIEVLLRVRMAVMAGQTRQHRLTATPPGEVVARAMDADRFVRYADRWVDFVNGLVIAGVTALLSGSWLAGAVLLAVMVVSAAASALGRPIAGRSATRSSAARARFGRALVSALDSARTVKLAARTPQVHAHLRDVDGGRVRAAIFEHRVQAALDGVPLVMIQLGVVAAWAGLLAGTWDLATALLVANAVTGFGWFGVVAGAVVTEAPGTRSWQRATSRFAAGTDLMDLPPGVDLLTGEAPVPDPGPRQTLERLELADVTALHDDGTIGVQGVDLAVRRGELVLLLGQVGAGKSSLLSALSGLMEHTGHIRWNGTDVVDAQTFLRPGQVAHVAQVPRVLSGSFADNVRLGHERDVQGPVAAARLERDVVEAGGHEALVGHRGVRLSGGQVQRLALARALATDAELLLADDVSSALDAATEIELWTSLRERGTTVIGATSKRAALARADRVVVLDEGRVAEVGPWRDLAPRWGHLAG; encoded by the coding sequence ATGATCGACGCCACCCTGCCGACCGAGCAGCCCCCGAACCCCCCGACCACCCCGAACCCCACCCCGGCGGCGGGTGCGTCGCGCGCGCCCGTCGACCCCGCCCGCCGCCTGGACTGGCGGCGGCTGCGCGGGCCGCTGGCCGCCGTCGCGCTCGTCGCGCTCACGCTCGGAGCGGTCGGTGCCGCGCTCGGGACCGTCATCGCGGGCTGGCTCGCGGACGACCCGACGACGGCGACGCTCCAGCTCCTCGCGGTGTGCGTCGTCGGCGCCGCGCTGCTCGACACCGCGGGCCAGGTCGTGTGGGCGGGCGTCGTGGACCGGGCCGAGGGTCGCCTGCGCGGCGACCTGCTCACGGCCGCCCTGCACCAGCCGCTCGCCACGCTCACGGAGCAGGCGGTCGGCGAGGTGCTCGACCGCGTCGACGACGACACGCACGCGGTCGGCACGCTGGTGCGCCGCCAGCTCTGGGGCGTGGGCCGCACGGTCGTCGGCGTCCTCCCGATGTGGGTCGTCGCGGGCCTGACCTGGTGGCCGGCCTGGATCCTCTTCCCGGTGCTGGGCGCCGTCGCCGCGGTGATCGTGCGTCCCATGCTGGGCGAGATCGCGCGCCGCAAGGTGATCGAGGAGGCCGCGTGGACGGACCACGCCGCGGCGTTCGAGGAGTCGGTCGCGGCGCGGGACGACCTGCGCACGAGCCTCGGTCAGTCGTTCGCGGTGCGGCGTCTGGCCGAGCGCTCGGCCCAGGTGCACCGGAAGTTCCAGGCCGTGCTCGTGATCGAGTCGCGCATGCTGCGGCGTGCCGGGCTCGTCCTCGCGTCGCTGCTCGCGGGCGTGGCCGTCGCGGGTGCCGCGCTCGCCGCGGACGGCGACCTGGGCGTCGACCGCCTCGTCACCCTGTTCCTCGTGACGGCGATGTTCGTCGGGCAGGTGGACAACCTGGTCCACCACCTGCCGGACATCCAGGAGGGCATCGGGGCGCTCACGCGCATCCGGCAGATGCTCGCCGTCGAGCCCGAGCCCGCGGGCGGGAGGGCGCTGCCCGACGGGCCCGTGGGGATCGAGCTGCGCGACCTCCACTTCTCGTACGCCGAGGGCACCTTCGCGCTCGACGGCGTGAGCCTGCGGGTGCCCGCGGGCGAGACGGTCGCGCTCGTGGGGCGGACAGGGTCGGGCAAGTCGACCCTGGCGTCGCTGCTGTCGCGCGCGGTGGAGCCGCCGCGCGGCGCGGTGCTCGTCGGCGGCGTGGACGTGCGCGACCTGGACCTGCAGGCGCTGCGCGCCGCGGTGGGGGTCGTGACGCAGCGGACCGAGATCCTCGCGGGCACGCTCGCCGAGAACGTCGCGCTCTTCGCCGACGTGCCGCGCGCCGACGTCGAGGCCGCCGTGCGCGAGCTCCGGCTCGACGACTGGGTCGCGGGACTCCCCGACGGCCTCGACACGCTGCTCGGCCCGGGCGGGACGTCGCTCTCGGCGGGGGAGGAGCAGCTCGTCGCGTTCGCCCGCCTGCTCGTCCGCGACGTGCAGGTCGTCGTGCTCGACGAGGCGACCGCGCGCATGGACCCGCTCACGGAGGCGCGCGTCGTCGCGGCCTCGGAGCGGCTGCTCGCCGGGCGCACGGGCGTGCTCGTCGCGCACCGACTGACGACGATCGAGCGCGCCGGGCTGCTCGCCGTCCTCGACCACGGGCGGGTCGTGCAGCAGGGTGATCGGGCGGCGCTCGCCCGCGTCGCGGGCCCGTACCGCGACCTTCTCGCGGCGAGCGTCGCCGAGGAGGCCGCGACGGGCGCCGTCGGCGCGCACCCCGGTGCGGGCGAGGCCCTGCTCGACGGCGACGGCGACGGCGCGCGCGTCGCGTCCCCCGGGCCGGGCGCGCCGGGCGCCTCCGGCGACGCCGGCGACGCCGGCGACGTGGACGCGGACCGCGCGGGGGAGTCCGTCGGAGGTCGCCGACGGCGGGGCGAGCCGCCGGTCCTCGCGGACCCCGGTGACGGGCCCAGCCTCGCGCGCGGGGTGCTGCACGCGCTGTTCGTGCGCCCCGCGTGGGGCGTCGTGGGCGCCCTGCTCTTCCTCGTGACGAGTCTGGTCTCGGCGCAGGGCGCCGTCACGGGCTTCCTGTGGGGCCGCGCGGTGCAGGACCTGGACGAGGGCTTCCCCGCCCAGCTCCTCGTCCCGCTCGCGGTGCTCCTCGTCGTCGCGCCGCTGTGCCTCGCCTGGGCGCTGTACGTCTACCCGCGCTGGTGGATCGAGGTGCTGCTGCGCGTGCGCATGGCCGTCATGGCCGGCCAGACGCGTCAGCACCGGCTCACCGCGACGCCCCCGGGCGAGGTGGTCGCGCGCGCCATGGACGCCGACCGCTTCGTCCGGTACGCGGACCGATGGGTCGACTTCGTCAACGGCCTCGTCATCGCGGGGGTCACGGCGCTGCTCAGCGGGTCGTGGCTCGCGGGCGCGGTCCTGCTCGCGGTGATGGTCGTCTCGGCGGCGGCGTCCGCGCTCGGGCGCCCGATCGCCGGCCGGTCCGCCACGCGGTCGTCGGCGGCGCGCGCCCGGTTCGGCCGTGCGCTCGTCTCGGCGCTCGACTCGGCACGCACGGTCAAGCTCGCCGCCCGGACGCCGCAGGTGCACGCGCACCTGCGCGACGTCGACGGGGGACGCGTGCGGGCCGCGATCTTCGAGCACCGGGTGCAGGCCGCGCTCGACGGCGTCCCGCTCGTCATGATCCAGCTCGGCGTCGTGGCGGCGTGGGCCGGGCTGCTCGCCGGCACGTGGGACCTCGCGACCGCGCTCCTGGTCGCCAACGCGGTGACCGGCTTCGGCTGGTTCGGCGTGGTCGCGGGCGCGGTCGTGACGGAGGCGCCCGGCACGCGCTCGTGGCAGCGCGCCACGAGCCGGTTCGCCGCGGGCACGGACCTCATGGACCTGCCGCCCGGCGTCGACCTCCTCACGGGCGAGGCCCCCGTGCCGGACCCGGGTCCGCGCCAGACGCTCGAGCGGCTCGAGCTGGCCGACGTCACCGCGCTGCACGACGACGGCACGATCGGCGTCCAGGGCGTCGACCTCGCGGTGCGCCGCGGCGAGCTCGTCCTCCTGCTCGGGCAGGTCGGGGCGGGCAAGTCGAGCCTGCTCTCGGCGCTGTCGGGCCTCATGGAGCACACGGGGCACATCCGGTGGAACGGGACCGACGTCGTCGACGCCCAGACGTTCCTGCGCCCGGGGCAGGTCGCCCACGTGGCGCAGGTCCCGCGCGTGCTCTCGGGGTCGTTCGCCGACAACGTGCGCCTCGGGCACGAGCGCGACGTGCAGGGCCCGGTCGCGGCCGCGCGCCTGGAGCGCGACGTCGTCGAGGCCGGGGGCCACGAGGCCCTGGTGGGGCACCGCGGCGTCCGGCTCTCGGGCGGCCAGGTGCAGCGGCTCGCCCTCGCGCGGGCGCTCGCGACCGACGCCGAGCTCCTCCTGGCCGACGACGTCTCGAGCGCGCTCGACGCGGCGACCGAGATCGAGCTGTGGACCTCGCTCCGGGAGCGCGGGACCACGGTGATCGGCGCGACGTCGAAGCGTGCGGCGCTCGCGCGGGCGGACCGCGTCGTCGTGCTCGACGAGGGCCGCGTCGCCGAGGTCGGGCCGTGGCGCGACCTGGCACCGCGCTGGGGTCACCTGGCGGGCTGA
- a CDS encoding malate dehydrogenase — protein MTSPVNVTVTGAAGQIGYALLFRIASGQMLGPDTPVRLRLLEIPQGVKAAEGTAMELDDCAFPLLAGIDIFDDPTAAFEGTNVALLVGARPRGPGMERGDLLEANGGIFKPQGQAINAGAADDVRVLVVGNPANTNALIAASNAPDVPKDRFTAMTRLDHNRALTQVAKKAGVPVSEVRKVTIWGNHSATQYPDVFQADVAGTPGARLAEDREWLERTFIPTVAKRGAAIIDARGASSAASAANAAIDHVRDWVHGTPEGDWTSAGVVSDGSYGVPSGLISSFPVVSRGGSWVIVQGVELSEFSRGRVDASVAELQEERQAVEQLGLV, from the coding sequence ATGACTTCCCCCGTGAACGTGACGGTGACCGGCGCGGCCGGTCAGATCGGCTACGCACTGCTCTTCCGTATCGCGTCGGGCCAGATGCTCGGCCCCGACACCCCCGTGCGCCTGCGCCTCCTGGAGATCCCGCAGGGCGTCAAGGCCGCCGAGGGCACCGCGATGGAGCTCGACGACTGCGCCTTCCCGCTGCTCGCGGGCATCGACATCTTCGACGACCCGACCGCCGCGTTCGAGGGGACGAACGTCGCGCTGCTCGTGGGCGCGCGCCCGCGCGGTCCGGGCATGGAGCGTGGCGACCTGCTCGAGGCCAACGGTGGCATCTTCAAGCCGCAGGGCCAGGCGATCAACGCGGGCGCGGCGGACGACGTCCGCGTCCTCGTCGTCGGCAACCCGGCGAACACGAACGCGCTCATCGCGGCGTCGAACGCGCCGGACGTGCCGAAGGACCGGTTCACCGCGATGACGCGCCTGGACCACAACCGCGCGCTGACGCAGGTGGCCAAGAAGGCGGGCGTGCCGGTGTCGGAGGTGCGCAAGGTGACGATCTGGGGCAACCACTCGGCGACGCAGTACCCGGACGTCTTCCAGGCGGACGTCGCAGGGACCCCGGGCGCGCGGCTCGCGGAGGACCGCGAGTGGCTCGAGAGAACGTTCATCCCGACGGTCGCCAAGCGGGGCGCGGCGATCATCGACGCGCGCGGCGCGTCGTCGGCGGCGTCGGCAGCCAACGCCGCGATCGACCACGTGCGCGACTGGGTCCACGGCACGCCGGAGGGCGACTGGACGAGCGCGGGTGTCGTGTCCGACGGGTCGTACGGGGTCCCGTCGGGCCTCATCTCGTCGTTCCCGGTGGTCTCCCGCGGCGGGTCGTGGGTGATCGTCCAGGGCGTCGAGCTGTCGGAGTTCTCGCGCGGGCGCGTCGACGCGTCGGTCGCGGAGCTCCAGGAGGAGCGGCAGGCCGTGGAGCAGCTCGGGCTCGTCTGA